The following proteins are encoded in a genomic region of Ctenopharyngodon idella isolate HZGC_01 chromosome 12, HZGC01, whole genome shotgun sequence:
- the wfikkn2b gene encoding WAP, Kazal, immunoglobulin, Kunitz and NTR domain-containing protein 2, with product MWWMLFPRWIWFVSGQILLLFVDRQCVKGMTLQRVAYSHAGICPNDMNPNLWVDAMSTCTRECESDQECETFEKCCANVCGNRSCVAARYMDATGKKGPMGMPKEASCDKFMCSQQGSECDIWDGQPVCKCRDRCEREPHFTCASDGMTYYNKCYMDAEACSKGISLSVVTCRFHLTWPNTSPLPAGTTALPTTAVQRTTPVDVHAPIMLGSPSQQSVFVGDTASFLCEVAGRPKPEITWEKGQGSLVMKPNHVHGNVVVTNIGQLVIYNAQLQDAGVYTCTATNAGGSVQAQFPLSVVQQEPVTKLNSTRFPAEECFKVPDSDDCGEEKPSWFYDPQRNNCYTFTYGNCSKNRNHFDDYETCMSSCRDELAAPCNLPSYQGPCKAYEPRWAYSGSQRRCQPFVYGGCKGNENNFKTKEACEDTCPFPRIQRCKPCKPRHKMVISFCRSDFVILGRMTELTEDQDSGHALITVEEILKDEKMGLKFFGKEPLEVTLQNMDWACPCPNVTTADGQIIIMGEVNNGMAVLQPDSFIVLSSVRRVRKLREVINKNTCDILKEFIQ from the exons ATGTGGTGGATGCTGTTTCCTCGCTGGATCTGGTTCGTCTCGGGACAGATTTTGCTGCTATTTGTGGACAGGCAATGCGTGAAAGGCATGACTTTGCAGAGAGTTGCGTATTCCCACGCAGGGATCTGTCCAAACGACATGAACCCAAACCTGTGGGTTGATGCAATGAGCACCTGCACGCGAGAATGTGAATCTGACCAG GAATGTGAAACATTTGAAAAGTGCTGTGCCAATGTTTGCGGCAATCGCAGCTGTGTGGCGGCCCGCTACATGGACGCTACAGGCAAGAAAGGGCCCATGGGAATGCCAAAGGAGGCGTCCTGTGACAAGTTCATGTGCTCTCAGCAGGGCTCCGAGTGCGACATCTGGGACGGCCAGCCCGTGTGCAAGTGCCGTGACCGCTGCGAGAGAGAGCCCCACTTCACCTGCGCCTCAGACGGCATGACCTACTACAACAAGTGCTACATGGATGCAGAAGCGTGCTCCAAGGGCATCTCCTTATCGGTGGTGACCTGCCGCTTCCACCTCACCTGGCCCAACACTAGTCCTCTCCCGGCCGGCACCACCGCACTGCCCACCACCGCGGTCCAGCGCACCACTCCTGTAGACGTCCACGCTCCCATCATGCTGGGCAGCCCGTCTCAGCAGTCCGTGTTCGTCGGTGATACGGCCAGTTTTCTTTGCGAAGTCGCTGGCCGGCCAAAACCTGAGATAACCTGGGAGAAAGGACAAGGAAGTTTGGTCATGAAGCCCAACCATGTGCACGGGAACGTAGTGGTCACTAACATCGGCCAGTTGGTCATCTACAACGCCCAACTGCAAGATGCCGGTGTTTACACTTGCACAGCCACGAACGCCGGCGGCTCCGTCCAAGCGCAATTCCCGCTCTCCGTAGTCCAGCAAGAGCCGGTCACGAAGTTGAATTCCACCCGTTTCCCCGCCGAGGAGTGCTTTAAGGTGCCGGACAGTGACGATTGCGGGGAGGAAAAACCGAGTTGGTTTTACGACCCCCAGAGGAACAACTGCTACACCTTCACTTACGGCAACTGCAGCAAAAACCGCAATCACTTTGACGATTACGAGACGTGCATGTCGTCGTGTCGGGACGAACTCGCCGCACCTTGTAACCTCCCCAGCTATCAGGGACCTTGCAAGGCGTACGAACCTCGATGGGCCTACAGCGGTTCCCAGCGCCGCTGCCAGCCGTTTGTGTACGGTGGCTGCAAAGGCAACGAGAACAACTTCAAAACCAAAGAAGCGTGCGAGGACACCTGCCCGTTCCCGAGGATCCAGCGCTGCAAGCCGTGCAAGCCGCGGCACAAGATGGTGATCAGTTTCTGCAGAAGCGATTTTGTGATTCTGGGACGTATGACGGAGCTGACGGAGGACCAGGACTCCGGGCACGCTCTGATCACCGTGGAGGAGATCCTGAAGGACGAGAAAATGGGGCTGAAGTTCTTTGGGAAGGAGCCTCTGGAGGTGACCTTGCAGAACATGGACTGGGCCTGTCCGTGTCCGAACGTCACCACCGCGGACGGGCAGATCATCATCATGGGCGAAGTCAACAACGGCATGGCCGTCCTGCAGCCCGACAGCTTCATCGTCCTTTCCAGCGTCCGGCGTGTCCGTAAGCTCCGTGAGGTCATCAATAAAAACACCTGTGACATTTTGAAAGAGTTCATCCAGTAg
- the abcc3 gene encoding ATP-binding cassette sub-family C member 3 isoform X6 codes for MLKAARATHLHMLQAILRAPQAFFEATPSGRVLNRFSKDVDTIDSLIPDNIDIWMRTFWYTVNVLLVCSALTPMFLIVIVPLMLFYWWVQRFYVATSRQLKRLESVSRSPIYSHFSETITGTSVIRAYGRNAAFVLLSDMKVDENQKSYYPGIVSNRWLGVRIEFIGNCIVLFAALFAAVGRDKLSPGLVGLSVSYALQVTMSLNWMVRMTSDLESNIVAVERVKEYSETQTEAPWVVQDKRPPPDWPPEGNVEFVDYSVRYREGLDLVLRNISLKVKGGEKIGIVGRTGAGKSSMTLCLFRLLEAADGEIVIDEVKISEIGLHDLRSKLTIIPQEPVLFSGSLRMNLDPFDKYSDEELWKALEQSHLKKFVSNQSAKLDLECSEGGENLSVGQRQLVCLARALLRKTRILVLDEATAAVDLETDDLIQSTIRTQFEDCTVFTIAHRLNTIMDYTRVLVLDKGQIAEFDTPANLIAQKGIFFGMAKDAGLA; via the exons ATGCTGAAGGCGGCCCGCGCCACACACCTCCACATGCTCCAGGCCATCCTGAGGGCCCCGCAGGCCTTTTTCGAGGCCACACCCTCAGGGCGGGTCTTGAACCGCTTCAGCAAAGACGTGGACACAATAGACTCTCTCATTCCAGACAATATTGATATCTGGATGCGCACTTTCTGGTACACAGTAAATGTGCTGCTCGTATGCTCTGCCCTCACCCCTATGTTCCTCATAGTCATAGTGCCGTTAATGCTGTTCTATTGGTGGGTCCAG AGATTTTATGTCGCCACGTCTCGACAGCTTAAGAGACTGGAGTCTGTCAGTAGGTCTCCTATATATTCTCATTTTTCGGAGACCATCACGGGCACTAGTGTGATCCGCGCCTACGGGCGAAACGCTGCCTTTGTTCTCTTGAGCGATATGAAAGTGGATGAGAACCAAAAGAGTTACTACCCTGGTATTGTCTCCAACAG GTGGCTGGGGGTTCGAATCGAGTTCATCGGCAACTGCATCGTGCTGTTTGCTGCTCTGTTCGCTGCGGTCGGGAGGGACAAGCTCAGCCCCGGTCTGGTCGGTCTGTCTGTGTCCTACGCTCTGCAG GTCACTATGTCCCTAAACTGGATGGTGAGGATGACCTCTGACCTTGAGAGCAACATAGTAGCAGTGGAAAGAGTGAAGGAGTATTCAGAGACACAGACTGAG GCTCCATGGGTAGTGCAGGATAAACGTCCTCCGCCAGACTGGCCTCCGGAGGGAAACGTGGAGTTTGTGGACTACAGCGTGAGATATCGAGAGGGACTGGACCTGGTGCTGAGGAACATCTCTCTGAAGGTCAAAGGAGGAGAGAAG ATCGGCATCGTGGGAAGGACAGGAGCTGGAAAGTCCTCGATGACTCTGTGTCTGTTCCGTCTGCTGGAGGCGGCGGACGGAGAGATCGTGATCGACGAGGTGAAGATCTCTGAGATCGGCCTTCATGACCTCCGATCCAAACTCACCATTATCCCTCAG GAACCTGTTCTTTTCTCTGGGTCTCTGCGGATGAACCTCGATCCCTTTGATAAATACAGTGATGAAGAACTATGGAAAGCTCTGGAACAGTCTCATCTGAAGAAGTTTGTGAGCAACCAGTCTGCAAAACTGGACCTGGAGTGCTCTGAAGGAGGAGAAAACCTGAG TGTTGGTCAGCGGCAGCTGGTGTGTTTGGCTCGAGCTCTGCTGAGGAAGACCAGAATCCTCGTCCTGGATGAAGCTACGGCCGCTGTCGACCTGGAGACAGATGATCTCATCCAGTCCACCATCCGCACACAGTTTGAGGACTGCACCGTTTTCACCATCGCTCACAGACTCAACACCATCATGGACTACACCAG AGTGCTTGTTTTGGACAAGGGACAGATCGCAGAGTTCGACACGCCGGCAAATCTAATCGCTCAGAAAGGAATATTTTTTGGCATGGCTAAAGACGCGGGGTTGGCGTGA